One stretch of Cohnella algarum DNA includes these proteins:
- a CDS encoding S-layer homology domain-containing protein: MNDRYLKKELRKSRKSARRDHRSSRVSKHFMTIGAISSVAGLVPPWAFSNAQAAAAGPVGFKDVPQSFWAYPDVMKLAAMGVVGGNQAGAFNPNGTTTRQEAIVMILRLLGVESPENNLTQTALSSDPWARGWIALAIERGLILTGEENTSSPNWGKTEATREWMIKAIIRALGQEDEAGRLADRASSFADDSKISASARGYVNAAIKLGLISGFESKTFRPESVLTRSEAAAFVSRAELYLEGTDRVVRGMLVRLSANDVTILSDSGESLRFDIGAGAVVHGRNLQPGQMIAVVHQEDTAFYIEPSASLSFIAQQNKNAQENWLKSIFEGIVAFDAAQSESYAQYQMVTYDGSTYIVLNASPKGLPNDSADYLLIAAAGADGSPGSSGAAGAAGATGAAGATGATGAIGATGATGATGATGAIGATGATGATGATGAAGADGATGATGATGATGPEGPMGPPGPPGAIIP; the protein is encoded by the coding sequence ATGAATGATCGGTACTTGAAAAAAGAACTCAGAAAATCTCGCAAGTCGGCCCGCCGGGATCATCGATCTTCCCGCGTATCCAAGCATTTCATGACGATCGGGGCCATCAGCTCCGTGGCCGGGCTGGTCCCGCCATGGGCGTTTTCCAACGCGCAAGCGGCGGCGGCCGGCCCTGTCGGATTCAAGGATGTTCCGCAGAGCTTCTGGGCCTATCCGGACGTGATGAAGCTGGCTGCCATGGGAGTCGTCGGCGGCAATCAAGCAGGCGCGTTCAATCCGAACGGAACGACGACGCGTCAGGAAGCCATCGTCATGATTCTTCGGCTTCTTGGCGTGGAATCCCCGGAGAATAATCTTACGCAGACCGCGCTTTCTTCGGATCCGTGGGCTCGGGGCTGGATCGCCTTGGCTATCGAGCGCGGCCTAATTTTAACTGGCGAAGAGAATACCTCCTCGCCGAACTGGGGGAAGACGGAGGCTACCCGCGAGTGGATGATAAAAGCGATTATTCGGGCACTCGGCCAAGAGGACGAGGCAGGCCGATTAGCGGATCGCGCTTCTTCGTTTGCGGACGATTCGAAAATATCGGCTTCGGCTCGAGGCTACGTGAACGCAGCCATTAAACTGGGCCTGATTTCCGGTTTTGAAAGCAAAACCTTTCGTCCCGAATCCGTCCTCACGCGTTCGGAGGCGGCTGCCTTCGTATCGCGGGCCGAGCTGTATTTGGAGGGGACGGATCGGGTCGTCCGCGGGATGCTGGTTCGTTTATCGGCGAATGACGTGACGATCTTGTCCGACAGCGGCGAATCTCTGCGGTTCGATATAGGGGCCGGAGCCGTCGTTCATGGGAGGAATCTTCAGCCGGGCCAAATGATTGCTGTCGTACATCAAGAAGATACGGCGTTCTACATCGAACCCAGCGCGAGCTTGTCGTTTATCGCGCAGCAAAATAAAAATGCTCAGGAGAATTGGCTAAAGTCTATTTTCGAGGGAATCGTTGCATTTGACGCCGCTCAATCCGAGTCCTATGCCCAGTATCAAATGGTTACGTACGATGGAAGCACGTACATCGTGCTGAATGCATCGCCCAAAGGCCTGCCGAACGACTCGGCCGATTACCTGCTTATTGCCGCTGCCGGAGCGGATGGATCGCCGGGCTCTTCGGGAGCGGCCGGAGCTGCCGGCGCAACCGGAGCGGCCGGCGCAACCGGAGCGACGGGCGCTATCGGGGCGACGGGAGCAACGGGAGCAACCGGGGCGACGGGCGCTATCGGGGCGACGGGAGCAACGGGAGCAACCGGGGCGACGGGCGCAGCCGGAGCGGACGGGGCAACGGGAGCAACGGGAGCAACCGGGGCGACAGGTCCTGAAGGTCCAATGGGACCTCCGGGGCCTCCTGGAGCAATCATTCCTTAA
- the gcvT gene encoding glycine cleavage system aminomethyltransferase GcvT: MTELKRTPLYPLYSELPGVRCIDFGGWELPVHFTGIQREHDAVRQQAGLFDVSHMGEFMVTGRFAESFLNRMTTNDVSKLADGQAQYTLMCYPDGGVVDDLLVYRISADQYLVVVNASNIDKDFDWLREHLIGDVLLENVSDKYALLALQGPLAVEILQAAGAESNVLELPSFHFKKDIVLAGARTIVSRTGYTGEDGFEIYVPSEQAGTVWNAILAAGEPLGVVPAGLGARDTLRFEARLPLYGQELSSTITPLEAGVGFFVKLNKEDFIGKDALVRQKEEGLPRKLVGLEMIDRGIPRSHYPVYAGDIRIGEVTTGTQSPTLKRNLGLALIDAEYSALGTVVEVEIRGKKRKAEIVKTPFYKKLSKE, translated from the coding sequence ATGACCGAACTGAAAAGAACCCCGCTGTACCCGCTCTACTCCGAGCTCCCCGGCGTCCGCTGCATCGACTTCGGCGGCTGGGAGCTTCCCGTCCACTTCACCGGAATTCAGAGGGAACACGACGCGGTGCGGCAGCAGGCCGGCCTGTTCGACGTTTCGCATATGGGCGAGTTCATGGTGACGGGCCGGTTCGCGGAGAGCTTCCTGAACCGCATGACGACGAACGACGTCTCGAAGCTGGCCGACGGGCAGGCGCAATACACGCTGATGTGTTATCCGGACGGAGGCGTCGTGGACGATCTGCTCGTCTACCGGATCTCGGCGGATCAGTACTTGGTCGTCGTGAACGCGTCCAACATCGACAAGGATTTCGACTGGCTGAGGGAGCACCTGATCGGGGACGTATTGCTTGAAAATGTCTCCGACAAATACGCCTTGCTCGCGCTTCAAGGCCCACTGGCGGTTGAGATTCTTCAGGCGGCCGGAGCGGAGTCGAATGTGCTGGAGTTGCCTTCGTTCCATTTCAAGAAGGACATCGTTCTGGCGGGCGCCCGCACGATCGTCTCCCGGACAGGGTATACGGGCGAAGACGGTTTCGAGATTTATGTTCCTTCCGAGCAAGCCGGCACGGTGTGGAACGCGATTCTGGCCGCCGGAGAGCCGCTGGGCGTGGTGCCCGCCGGACTCGGCGCGCGCGACACGCTCCGCTTTGAAGCCCGCCTGCCGCTATATGGCCAAGAGCTGTCGAGCACGATCACTCCGCTCGAGGCGGGAGTCGGCTTCTTCGTCAAACTGAACAAAGAAGACTTCATCGGCAAGGATGCGCTCGTCAGGCAGAAGGAAGAAGGCTTGCCGCGGAAGCTGGTCGGCCTCGAGATGATTGACCGCGGAATTCCTCGCTCCCATTATCCGGTCTACGCCGGAGACATTCGGATTGGCGAAGTGACGACCGGAACCCAATCCCCTACGCTTAAGCGCAACCTTGGACTCGCTCTGATCGACGCCGAATATTCCGCGCTCGGCACCGTGGTGGAAGTCGAGATTCGCGGCAAGAAACGGAAAGCCGAAATCGTCAAAACCCCATTCTACAAGAAACTTTCCAAGGAGTGA
- a CDS encoding glycoside hydrolase family 43 protein, producing the protein MADSTKRNEPLVTHIYTADPSAHVFEGKLYIYPSHDLDHEKVSNDNGDQYDMEDYHVLSMEDEGSPCIDHGEALHLRDIPWAKQQLWAPDAAYKNGTYYLFFPARDKDDIFRIGVATSSSPSGPFKPEPNYIPGSFSIDPAVLVDDDEKAYVYFGGLWGGQLEKWQTGRFDPEGKEPSGSEPALGPRVAELNEDMLTFKESPREISIVDREGHPIAAGDEDRRYFEGPWVHKHKGLYYLSYSTGTTHKIVYAVGENPTGPFVFQGTILTPVVGWTTHHSIVRFKDKWYLFYHDSSLSGGADNKRCVKYTELNYNEDGTIQTIDPYDN; encoded by the coding sequence ATGGCCGATTCGACCAAACGCAACGAACCGCTGGTCACCCATATTTATACGGCGGACCCTTCCGCTCACGTATTCGAAGGAAAGCTTTACATTTATCCATCCCACGACCTCGATCACGAAAAAGTTTCGAACGACAACGGCGACCAGTACGACATGGAGGATTATCACGTTTTATCGATGGAGGACGAAGGCTCCCCTTGCATCGATCACGGGGAAGCGCTTCATTTGCGAGATATCCCTTGGGCCAAGCAGCAGCTGTGGGCGCCGGACGCCGCTTACAAAAACGGTACTTACTACTTGTTTTTCCCCGCGCGGGATAAAGACGATATTTTCCGGATCGGCGTCGCGACGAGCTCTTCTCCGTCCGGCCCGTTCAAGCCCGAACCGAACTATATTCCGGGAAGCTTCAGCATCGATCCCGCCGTTCTCGTCGACGACGACGAAAAGGCCTATGTCTATTTCGGAGGACTGTGGGGCGGACAGCTGGAGAAATGGCAAACCGGCCGGTTCGATCCGGAAGGGAAGGAACCTTCCGGATCGGAGCCCGCGCTCGGCCCCCGGGTAGCCGAATTGAACGAGGATATGCTGACATTCAAGGAATCTCCCCGGGAAATATCCATCGTCGATCGGGAAGGCCATCCGATTGCGGCCGGCGACGAAGACCGCCGGTATTTCGAAGGGCCGTGGGTGCATAAGCATAAAGGACTCTATTACCTGTCCTATTCGACCGGCACGACCCATAAAATCGTTTACGCCGTCGGCGAAAATCCGACGGGGCCATTCGTTTTCCAGGGAACGATTTTGACGCCCGTCGTCGGATGGACCACCCATCACTCCATCGTCCGGTTCAAGGATAAATGGTATTTGTTTTATCACGACAGTTCGCTGTCCGGCGGCGCCGACAACAAACGCTGCGTGAAATATACGGAGCTCAACTACAACGAAGACGGCACCATTCAAACGATCGATCCTTACGACAACTAA
- the sdaAB gene encoding L-serine ammonia-lyase, iron-sulfur-dependent subunit beta, with translation MRFKHVFSIIGPVMVGPSSSHTAGAVRIGRVARQLLGRQPEEAEITLYGSFAETYSGHGTDLALVGGLLDFDADDERIPEAFAEAERLGLRFILKPGSAGTMPHPNFAKITARAGGLEVSVQGASIGGGNIEIYSLNGFDTGCSGYYPTIAISHEDRVGVLASITGTVSRSGLNIGFMKLSRKERSGAAMTVVESDRRPDEELLEALRQLPHVEKVSVIDVT, from the coding sequence ATGCGATTCAAGCACGTTTTCTCCATTATCGGACCGGTGATGGTCGGCCCGTCAAGCTCGCACACCGCGGGTGCGGTGCGGATCGGACGAGTGGCCCGGCAGCTGCTTGGGCGCCAGCCGGAAGAAGCCGAGATTACGCTGTACGGATCTTTCGCGGAGACGTACTCCGGACACGGCACGGATCTTGCCCTTGTCGGCGGGCTGCTCGACTTCGATGCCGACGACGAGAGAATTCCGGAGGCGTTCGCCGAGGCGGAACGGCTTGGCCTGCGCTTTATCCTAAAGCCGGGATCCGCCGGCACGATGCCGCATCCGAATTTCGCGAAGATTACGGCGAGAGCCGGGGGGCTTGAAGTGTCCGTCCAAGGCGCGTCCATCGGAGGCGGCAACATCGAGATTTATTCCTTGAATGGATTTGACACCGGATGTTCGGGCTACTACCCGACCATCGCGATCTCCCATGAGGATCGGGTCGGCGTGCTGGCCTCCATTACGGGAACGGTGAGCCGCTCGGGGCTGAATATCGGCTTCATGAAATTGTCTCGCAAAGAGAGAAGCGGAGCGGCGATGACGGTCGTCGAGAGCGATCGGAGGCCGGACGAGGAGCTGCTTGAGGCGCTTCGGCAGCTGCCTCACGTCGAAAAGGTATCGGTTATAGACGTTACGTAA
- a CDS encoding glycosyltransferase, which translates to MSVTIILYAEQATRLDFCIESIQRHTGPPYELIVIDELDDPAEAERYAENPGVRLMGWPGKLSAAEGFGIAASVAEFDTLVFMHDHIAVTGGWLSDLIECLNADRTLALIAPVMNDGKGEQLLDCEYSGIDSLFALARGRRAVRSRGIRKVGELAGALFMTRREVLEEIGGFDFERGGIEISRLCERARDAGYGIAVAKDCVVVNLLPFESGKGPVPEASSEKPDRLPTVTLCMIVKNEERTLARCLSSVSDVVDEIVIVDTGSTDRTKDIAREFTDRIYDFEWTNDFAAARNHAFSLATTDYIMWLDADDVLLAEDAARLKATLNDLSAGIDAISMPYHLAFDEDGRLLSSLRRNRIVKRERGFRWIGQVHEYLEVRGEILEAEAAVTHRRVHTDTNRNLLIYEERERAGERFSSRDLFYYGNELSDHKLWDRAIEQYERFLTRDDGWREDQIAACGRSADAYHALGKLKDARRKALQAFQYDSPKPEISCRLGFYHMEEGDYAGAIPWYEQALRIPSFVKTNAMVQHGSRTWVPHLQLCVCYDRLQMYDLARKHNEEAAKYVPNHPSVLQNRAYFNRLVEGRLQEARI; encoded by the coding sequence ATGAGCGTTACGATTATTCTCTACGCGGAACAAGCAACGCGGCTTGATTTTTGTATCGAGAGCATTCAAAGGCATACCGGGCCTCCGTACGAGTTGATTGTCATCGACGAGTTGGATGATCCCGCCGAGGCCGAGCGTTATGCGGAAAACCCCGGAGTTCGTCTAATGGGTTGGCCAGGGAAGCTTAGCGCTGCGGAGGGGTTCGGGATTGCGGCTTCCGTTGCCGAATTCGATACGCTAGTGTTCATGCATGATCATATTGCGGTAACCGGCGGGTGGCTTTCGGATCTGATCGAATGCTTGAACGCTGACAGAACGCTGGCATTAATCGCCCCCGTGATGAATGACGGAAAAGGAGAACAACTGCTGGATTGCGAGTATTCGGGAATCGATTCGCTGTTTGCCCTCGCAAGGGGGAGGCGCGCCGTTCGGTCGCGAGGAATTCGAAAAGTCGGCGAGCTGGCGGGGGCGCTTTTTATGACGCGAAGAGAAGTTCTGGAGGAGATAGGCGGATTCGATTTTGAACGCGGCGGGATCGAAATCTCGCGTTTGTGCGAAAGGGCGCGCGATGCGGGGTACGGAATAGCGGTTGCGAAGGATTGCGTCGTCGTTAATCTGCTGCCTTTCGAAAGCGGGAAGGGGCCGGTTCCGGAAGCTTCTTCGGAAAAGCCTGACCGTTTGCCGACCGTGACTTTATGCATGATCGTCAAAAACGAAGAGCGGACGCTCGCGCGCTGTCTTTCCAGCGTCAGCGATGTCGTCGACGAGATCGTCATCGTCGATACCGGTTCGACGGACCGGACCAAGGACATTGCCCGCGAGTTCACGGACCGGATTTACGATTTCGAGTGGACGAACGATTTCGCCGCAGCCCGCAACCATGCGTTCAGTTTGGCGACTACGGACTACATCATGTGGTTGGATGCCGACGACGTGCTGCTCGCCGAAGATGCCGCCCGATTGAAAGCAACATTAAACGACCTGTCGGCGGGCATCGACGCGATATCCATGCCTTATCATCTGGCTTTCGACGAGGATGGGCGCTTGCTGAGCAGCCTGCGGCGGAATCGGATCGTCAAAAGGGAACGCGGGTTTCGTTGGATCGGCCAAGTTCACGAGTACTTGGAGGTTCGCGGCGAAATTCTCGAAGCGGAGGCTGCCGTCACCCATAGGCGCGTGCACACCGATACGAATCGCAATCTCTTGATCTATGAAGAGCGAGAACGGGCGGGCGAACGATTTTCGTCGCGAGATCTTTTCTATTACGGAAACGAGCTTAGCGATCACAAGCTTTGGGACCGGGCGATCGAGCAATACGAACGTTTTCTGACTCGGGACGACGGCTGGCGGGAAGACCAAATTGCCGCATGCGGCCGGTCCGCGGATGCGTATCATGCGTTGGGGAAACTCAAGGATGCGAGAAGGAAAGCGCTCCAGGCTTTCCAATATGATTCTCCCAAACCCGAGATCAGCTGCAGGTTGGGCTTTTATCATATGGAAGAAGGCGATTACGCGGGAGCGATCCCCTGGTATGAACAAGCGCTCCGCATCCCGTCCTTCGTGAAGACGAACGCGATGGTGCAGCATGGCTCTCGAACCTGGGTGCCGCATTTGCAGCTTTGCGTTTGTTATGACCGCCTGCAAATGTACGATTTGGCTCGCAAGCATAACGAGGAAGCTGCCAAATATGTTCCGAACCACCCGAGCGTTTTGCAGAATAGAGCTTATTTCAATCGTTTAGTCGAGGGAAGATTACAGGAAGCGAGGATTTGA
- the gcvH gene encoding glycine cleavage system protein GcvH, whose amino-acid sequence MSEVKAGLGYTEEHEWAKAQGANVVRIGITDFAQSQLGDIVFVELPEVGATLEANETMGTIESVKTVSDLFSPVSGTVTKVNEELLDAPQKVNEDPYGEGWIVEVEVSGDAAEAVAALLCADKYAEFIANT is encoded by the coding sequence ATGAGCGAAGTTAAAGCGGGACTCGGTTATACGGAAGAGCATGAGTGGGCGAAGGCGCAAGGCGCCAACGTCGTGCGCATCGGCATTACGGATTTCGCGCAAAGCCAGCTTGGCGACATCGTGTTCGTGGAGCTGCCGGAAGTGGGCGCGACGCTTGAAGCGAACGAGACGATGGGCACGATCGAATCGGTCAAGACCGTCTCCGACCTGTTCAGCCCGGTCAGCGGCACGGTGACGAAGGTCAATGAAGAGCTGCTGGACGCTCCGCAAAAGGTGAATGAGGATCCGTACGGAGAAGGTTGGATCGTCGAGGTGGAAGTGAGCGGCGACGCGGCGGAAGCGGTAGCGGCTCTGCTCTGCGCCGACAAGTACGCGGAATTCATCGCGAACACCTAA
- the gcvPA gene encoding aminomethyl-transferring glycine dehydrogenase subunit GcvPA, translated as MANLHRYIPMTEQDQDEMLATIGVSSAEDLFRDIPEAIRYKGTMPMSSALDEFSLLEHMKELAGRNADTDRYKSFLGAGIYDHHLPVVINHMISRSEFYTAYTPYQPEISQGELQAIFEFQSYICELTGMKVANASMYDGVTALSEAGALAAGATKRKRLVVSRSVHPEARQALKTMAHGLNLEIAEIGCANGVTDLDALRAAVTTDTAAVLVQSPNFFGAVEDLAAIEPIVHGAKGLFVVSANPMALGLLETPGKLGADICVGDAQPLGISQSLGGPTCGFFAVAEPLMRRMPGRIVGQTTDQGGKRGFVLTLQAREQHIRREKATSNICSNQALLALCASIYLSTMGKQGLIDAANLNLQKAHYAASELKKRGFELPFGAPFFNEFVVKLPEGASVKETNLKLLEAGFLGGYDLGIAYPELQGHMLIAVTEKRTRTEIDSFASRLGEAVA; from the coding sequence ATGGCTAATCTGCACCGCTACATTCCGATGACCGAGCAGGATCAAGACGAGATGCTCGCGACGATCGGCGTCTCCTCGGCGGAGGACCTGTTCCGCGACATCCCGGAAGCGATCCGCTACAAGGGCACGATGCCGATGTCCTCCGCGCTCGACGAATTTTCCCTGCTCGAGCACATGAAGGAGCTGGCCGGACGCAACGCCGACACCGACCGCTACAAGAGCTTCCTCGGCGCCGGCATCTACGACCATCACCTTCCGGTCGTCATCAACCATATGATTTCCCGTTCGGAATTTTATACCGCCTATACCCCGTATCAGCCGGAGATCAGCCAAGGCGAGCTGCAGGCCATCTTCGAATTCCAATCCTATATCTGCGAGCTGACCGGCATGAAGGTCGCCAACGCGAGCATGTACGACGGAGTAACGGCGCTGTCCGAAGCCGGAGCCCTCGCCGCCGGCGCGACGAAGCGCAAGCGGCTCGTCGTCTCCCGCTCCGTCCATCCGGAGGCGCGCCAAGCTCTTAAAACGATGGCTCATGGACTTAACCTTGAGATCGCGGAAATCGGCTGCGCGAACGGCGTGACCGACCTGGACGCTCTTCGCGCCGCGGTTACGACCGACACGGCCGCCGTGCTCGTGCAGTCGCCGAACTTCTTCGGCGCGGTCGAGGACCTCGCTGCTATCGAGCCGATCGTCCACGGCGCGAAGGGCCTGTTCGTCGTCAGCGCCAACCCGATGGCGCTCGGCCTGCTCGAGACGCCGGGCAAGCTCGGCGCCGACATCTGCGTCGGCGATGCGCAGCCGCTCGGCATCTCGCAATCGCTCGGCGGCCCGACCTGCGGCTTCTTCGCCGTCGCCGAGCCGCTCATGCGCCGGATGCCGGGCCGGATCGTCGGCCAGACGACCGACCAAGGCGGTAAGCGCGGCTTCGTGCTGACGCTGCAAGCCCGCGAGCAGCACATCCGCCGCGAGAAAGCGACGTCCAACATCTGCTCCAACCAAGCGCTGCTCGCCCTGTGCGCATCGATCTATCTGTCCACGATGGGCAAGCAAGGGCTGATCGACGCCGCCAACCTGAACCTGCAGAAAGCTCATTACGCGGCAAGCGAACTGAAGAAGCGCGGCTTCGAGCTGCCTTTCGGCGCCCCGTTCTTCAACGAATTCGTCGTGAAGCTTCCGGAGGGAGCCTCCGTCAAGGAAACGAACCTGAAGCTTCTCGAAGCCGGCTTCCTCGGCGGCTACGACCTGGGAATCGCTTATCCGGAGCTTCAAGGCCACATGCTGATCGCCGTTACCGAGAAACGCACGCGCACCGAAATCGACAGCTTCGCTAGCAGATTGGGGGAAGCGGTAGCATGA
- the gcvPB gene encoding aminomethyl-transferring glycine dehydrogenase subunit GcvPB, whose translation MNTSINESTTAAAQTATGGFQNVSSKPEKSLIFELSKPGRVAYSLPPCDVPEVPASELIPASMLRETPAQLPEVYEVDVIRHYTELSRRNFGVDNGFYPLGSCTMKYNPKINEETARFAGFAKIHPYQPEESIQGALELMYTLQNDLAALTGMDQVTLQPAAGAHGEWTGLMMIRAYHESRGETRTKVIVPDSSHGTNPASATVAGFETITIKSDERGMVDLDALRAAVGSDTAALMLTNPSTLGLFEVQIVEIAKIIHEAGGLLYYDGANSNAIMGITRPGDMGFDVVHLNLHKTMSTPHGGGGPGAGPVGVKAKLIPFLPKPIVARREDGTYYFHYDRPQSIGRVKAYYGNFGILVRAYTYIRTYGPEGLRRVSECAVLNANYMMARLAPYYEIPYPGVCKHEFVMSGRGLKPYGVRTLDVAKRLLDFGYHPPTIYFPLNVEECIMIEPTETESKETLDGFIDTMIRIAEEARTNPEIVLNAPYDTVVRRLDETTAARKPVLNCACS comes from the coding sequence ATGAACACGTCGATAAACGAGAGTACGACGGCTGCCGCCCAGACGGCGACGGGCGGATTCCAGAACGTCTCTTCGAAACCGGAAAAATCGCTGATCTTCGAGCTGAGCAAGCCGGGCCGCGTCGCCTATTCGCTGCCGCCGTGCGACGTCCCTGAAGTTCCGGCATCCGAGCTGATTCCGGCTTCCATGCTGCGCGAGACTCCGGCCCAGCTTCCGGAAGTGTACGAAGTGGACGTCATCCGCCACTACACCGAGCTGTCCCGCCGCAACTTCGGCGTCGACAACGGCTTCTACCCGCTCGGCTCCTGTACGATGAAGTACAACCCGAAGATCAACGAAGAAACGGCCCGCTTCGCCGGCTTCGCGAAGATTCACCCGTATCAGCCGGAAGAGAGCATCCAAGGCGCTCTTGAGCTGATGTACACGCTGCAGAACGACCTCGCCGCCCTGACCGGCATGGATCAAGTGACGCTTCAGCCGGCCGCCGGCGCTCACGGCGAATGGACCGGCCTCATGATGATCCGCGCGTACCACGAGAGCCGCGGCGAAACCCGCACGAAGGTGATCGTGCCGGACTCCTCGCACGGAACGAACCCGGCCAGCGCGACCGTCGCCGGCTTCGAGACGATTACGATCAAGTCCGACGAACGCGGCATGGTCGACCTGGACGCTCTGCGCGCGGCCGTCGGCAGCGACACCGCGGCGCTCATGCTCACGAATCCGAGCACTCTCGGCCTGTTCGAGGTGCAAATCGTCGAGATCGCGAAGATCATCCACGAAGCGGGCGGCCTGCTGTACTACGACGGAGCGAATTCCAACGCCATCATGGGCATTACCCGCCCGGGCGACATGGGCTTCGACGTCGTGCACCTTAACCTGCACAAGACGATGAGCACGCCTCACGGCGGCGGCGGCCCCGGCGCCGGTCCGGTCGGCGTCAAAGCCAAGCTGATCCCGTTCCTGCCGAAGCCGATCGTCGCCCGCCGCGAGGACGGCACGTACTACTTCCACTACGACCGTCCGCAATCGATCGGCCGCGTGAAGGCGTACTACGGCAACTTCGGCATCCTCGTCCGCGCGTACACGTACATCCGGACCTACGGGCCGGAAGGGCTGCGCCGCGTCTCCGAGTGCGCGGTGCTGAACGCCAACTACATGATGGCACGCCTCGCCCCTTACTACGAGATCCCGTATCCGGGCGTGTGCAAGCACGAGTTCGTCATGTCGGGACGAGGTCTCAAGCCATACGGCGTCCGCACGCTCGACGTCGCCAAACGGCTGCTGGACTTCGGCTACCATCCGCCGACCATCTACTTCCCGCTTAACGTCGAGGAGTGCATCATGATCGAGCCGACCGAGACGGAGAGCAAGGAGACGCTCGACGGCTTCATCGACACGATGATCCGGATCGCCGAAGAGGCCCGCACAAATCCGGAGATTGTCCTGAACGCTCCTTACGACACCGTCGTGCGCCGTCTCGACGAGACGACCGCCGCCCGCAAGCCGGTCCTCAACTGCGCTTGCAGCTGA
- the sdaAA gene encoding L-serine ammonia-lyase, iron-sulfur-dependent, subunit alpha, protein MRFRTLNDIAEICREESLTISELMILEQEKETGQPKEEIVARMAGYYRVMKEAVRKGLETETKSRSGLVGGDGRKVNEYASVREPSVGDWAGKAMAYALSVSEVNASMGRIVATPTAGSCGIVPGVFVSSQERFGWVDGKLVQGLFSAGAIGYVIANNSFISGAEGGCQAEVGSAIGMAAGALVELRGGTPEQAVHAVGLALKNTLGLICDPVAGLVEVPCIVRNGLGAVNALAAADMAMAGVRSVIPSDEVIGVMLEIGAKMPSEHRETALGGLAQSPTGRKLTERIKAAKSSERTSG, encoded by the coding sequence ATGCGATTTCGAACGCTGAACGACATTGCGGAGATTTGCAGGGAAGAATCGCTGACGATCTCCGAGCTTATGATCTTGGAGCAGGAGAAGGAGACCGGCCAGCCCAAAGAAGAGATCGTAGCCCGGATGGCCGGTTATTACCGGGTCATGAAGGAAGCGGTTCGCAAGGGGCTGGAGACGGAGACGAAGTCCCGCAGCGGACTCGTTGGCGGCGACGGCCGCAAGGTGAACGAATATGCGTCGGTGCGCGAGCCGTCCGTCGGGGATTGGGCAGGCAAAGCGATGGCGTACGCGCTCTCCGTCTCCGAGGTCAACGCCTCGATGGGGCGGATTGTGGCGACGCCGACCGCCGGCTCCTGCGGCATCGTTCCCGGCGTATTCGTCAGCTCGCAGGAGCGGTTCGGCTGGGTCGACGGGAAGCTGGTGCAAGGGTTGTTCAGCGCGGGCGCGATCGGCTACGTCATCGCGAACAATTCGTTCATCTCCGGAGCGGAGGGGGGCTGCCAGGCGGAGGTCGGCTCCGCGATCGGCATGGCGGCCGGAGCCCTGGTCGAGCTTCGCGGAGGAACGCCCGAGCAGGCGGTGCATGCGGTCGGGCTAGCGCTTAAAAATACGCTCGGCCTCATTTGCGACCCGGTCGCCGGACTGGTCGAGGTTCCGTGCATCGTCCGCAACGGGCTTGGAGCGGTGAACGCGCTGGCGGCGGCCGATATGGCCATGGCGGGAGTAAGGAGCGTCATTCCGTCCGACGAAGTCATCGGCGTCATGCTGGAAATCGGCGCGAAGATGCCGAGCGAGCATCGCGAGACGGCGCTCGGGGGCCTGGCGCAGTCGCCGACGGGACGCAAGCTGACGGAGCGGATCAAGGCGGCCAAGTCATCCGAGCGCACTTCTGGCTAA